A window of the Hordeum vulgare subsp. vulgare chromosome 5H, MorexV3_pseudomolecules_assembly, whole genome shotgun sequence genome harbors these coding sequences:
- the LOC123398462 gene encoding dof zinc finger protein DOF5.3-like: MIQELLGGTAMDQHQLQQLKCAGNAVNHHGHGSLPMVLQPISSNPSPTSSSTSSRSSTQRSPSATSSPQGQGQQGPPGQEQPPLRCPRCNSSNTKFCYYNNYNLTQPRHFCKTCRRYWTKGGALRNVPIGGGCRKPRPMPAPVAKAQPSSCKSMLSMAVATAPSLGLGMGVGGGMSWASAPQTATAQLMALLNSARAGYTGSNMHRLLGLDTMGQLQIMPGSANGGPGMSPSLWSQTTQRPTMPPPAMHLDSHLSMGSLGLGQGHGHHNLLSGLELKPPSSSPSPSSLAASYYSDQLNAVVSNGGAGRPHPYDSPASSYPCSTAMCALPPSASTVSAAPSSHSVGMEQQPPAMSLGTQEMQMQYWSGGPASMMSWPDLPTLNGTFP; this comes from the coding sequence ATGATCCAAGAACTCCTCGGAGGCACGGCCATGGACCAGCACCAGCTGCAGCAGCTCAAGTGCGCCGGCAACGCCGTGAACCACCACGGCCACGGCTCGCTCCCCATGGTGCTGCAACCCATCTCCTCCAACCCGTCCCCCacgtcctcctccacctcgtcgcgCTCGTCCACGCAGCGGTCGCCCTCGGCCACGTCGTCGCCGCAGGGACAGGGGCAGCAGGGGCCGCCGGGGCAGGAGCAGCCGCCGCTGCGGTGCCCCCGGTGCAACTCCTCCAACACCaagttctgctactacaacaactacaacctcACCCAGCCGCGCCACTTCTGCAAGACGTGCCGCCGCTACTGGACCAAGGGCGGCGCGCTCCGCAACGTCCCCATCGGCGGTGGCTGCCGCAAGCCGCGCCCCATGCCGGCGCCCGTCGCCAAGGCGCAGCCCTCTTCGTGCAAGTCCATGCTCAGCATGGCCGTCGCCACCGCGCCGTCCCTCGGCCTCGGCATGGGCGTGGGCGGCGGCATGTCCTGGGCCTCCGCGCCGCAGACCGCCACCGCGCAGCTCATGGCGCTGCTCAACAGCGCCAGGGCCGGCTACACCGGCAGCAACATGCACAGGCTTCTCGGCCTGGACACCATGGGGCAGCTCCAGATCATGCCGGGGTCGGCCAACGGCGGGCCGGGcatgtcgccgtcgctgtggtcgcAGACCACGCAGCGGCCGACCATGCCGCCGCCAGCAATGCACCTCGACTCGCACCTCAGCATGGGCTCACTGGGGCTGGGACAGGGCCACGGCCACCACAACCTGCTGTCAGGGCTCGAGCTCAAGCCGCCCTCGTCTTCGCCGTCGCCCTCCTCGCTCGCGGCGAGCTACTACAGCGACCAGCTGAACGCGGTGGTGAGCAACGGCGGCGCAGGGCGCCCCCACCCGTACGACAGCCCCGCGTCGTCCTACCCTTGCAGCACCGCCATGTGCGCCCTCCCGCCGTCCGCGTCGACCGTCTCGGCGGCGCCGAGCAGCCACAGCGTAGGAATGGAGCAGCAGCCACCCGCGATGTCGCTCGGCACGCAGGAGATGCAGATGCAGTACTGGAGCGGCGGCCCGGCCTCGATGATGTCGTGGCCGGACTTGCCCACTCTCAACGGCACCTTCCCATGA